GTCGATGATGTGCGTCGAGCCGGTGATCACGGTGTTCGAGCCGAGCACCGCTTCGCGGCAGACGTGCGCACCCTCGACCACGATGCAGCGCGAGCCGATGAAACAGCTGTCCTCGATGATCACGGGCGCGGCCTGCACGGGTTCGAGCACGCCGCCGATGCCCACGCCGCCCGAGAGGTGGACGTGTTTGCCGATCTGGGCGCAGGAACCCACCGTGGCCCACGTGTCGACCATCGTGCCGGTGTCGACGTAGGCGCCGATGTTCACGTACGAAGGCATCAGAATGGCTCCGGGGGCGATGTAGGCGCCGTAGCGAGCCACGGCCTGGGGCACGACCCGCACGCCCAGCTCCCCGTAGCCGTGCTTGAGCTCCATCTTGTCGTACCACTCCAGTTCGCCGGCCTCCATCTTGCGCATGGGCTGGATCGGGAAGTAGAGGATCACGGCCTTCTTGACCCACTCGTTGACCTTCCATTCGCTTTTGGCCGGGTCGACGGGTTCTGCCGTGCGGAGTTCGCCCTTGTCCACCAGTTCGACGACCTGTCGTACGGCTTGCTGCACGGCGGGGGCCTGAAGCAGCGCGCGGTTTTCCCACGCCTGCTCGATTATCGTTTTGAGTTCGTTGTGCATAGTCTGTTGTTTTCAATAGGCAAAATTACTGAAAATATTGAATTTTTCATAACTTTGTCCCGATCATTACCCAAACGGTTCAATTATGAAGCATTTATCCATCAAGGCCGCCCTTCTGCTCGGCGCAGCGGCGGCGGCAGGTTGCGGCAATATGAAACAGATAAAACACCAGCCTTACCCCGAGACCGTGCGCGGCGACGTGGTGGACAACTATTTCGGCACGGAGGTTCCCGATCCCTACCGCTGGCTCGAGGACGACAACTCGGAGGCCACGGCCGCGTGGGTCGCCGCCGAGAACGCCGTGACGCAGGACTACCTCTCGCAAATTCCGTTCCGCGGGGCCATCCGCGAGCGGCTGACCGAAGTGTGGAACTACGCCAAGGAGAGCGCCCCGCGCAAGCACGGCGACTGGTGGTACTACACTTATAACGACGGTTTGCAGAACCAGTCGGTGATCTACCGCACGAAGGAGCCGGGCGAGGCCGGCGAGGTGTTCCTCGACCCCAATAAGCTCTCCGACGACGGGACGGTGGCCCTGACCGACATGTCCTTCTCGAAGGACGGCCGCTGGTTTGCCTATTCGGCCGCCGCGTCGGGTTCGGACTGGGTGGAGATCCGCGTGATGGACACCGCCGACAAGTCGCTCGCTGCCGACAAGATCGAGTGGGTGAAATTCTCGGGCGCACGGTGGGCGCCCGATTCCAAGGGGTTCTATTACAGCGCCTACGACGCCCCGAAGCAAAACGCCTACTCTTCCAAGAACGAGTTTCAGAAGGTTTATTACCATGCGCTGGGTACGCCCCAGTCGGCCGACAGGCTCATTTACGAGGACCGGGAACATCCGCTGCGTTACTTCTCGGCATGGCCTTCGGAGGACGGCAAATGGCTCTTCGTCATAGCTTCGGAGGGCACGTCGGGAACGGAGGTCCTCTATAAAAGGGTGTCGGACCCGAAATTCCGCGTCCTGCTGCCGGGCTTCGATGCCGATTATTCGCCCGTCGACTGCAAGGACGACCGGCTTTATTACGTGACCAACAGGGATGCGTCGAACTACGCGCTGATGAAGGTCGATCTGAACCGTCCCGGGAGGATCGAAACGGTGATTCCCGAGAGTGAAAGGAACCTGCTCGAAGGCGTGGGCACGGCGGGCGGCAGCCTGTTCGCCTACTACCTGCAGGATGCGCAGAGCCGGATTTACCAGTACGACTACGCCGGCAAGCAGGTGCGCGAAGTGGTGCTTCCGGCCATCGGCTCGGTCGACGGATTCGACGGCCGGGAGGAGGACTCGGAACTTTACTATACGCTGGTCAACTACACGGCTCCGGCCACGATCTACAAATACGACATCGCTTCGGGCGAATCGACGCTCTACAAGGCTCCGGAGGTGAATTTCGATCCCGAACTGTTCACGACCGAGCAGGTGTTCTACACCTCGAAGGACGGCACGAAGGTTCCGATGTTCATCACCCGCCGCAAGGACATGAAGCGCGACGGCAAGAATCCCTGCCTGCTTTACGCTTACGGCGGTTTTCAGATCAACCAGACGCCGAAGTTCAAGCCT
This Alistipes shahii WAL 8301 DNA region includes the following protein-coding sequences:
- a CDS encoding 2,3,4,5-tetrahydropyridine-2,6-dicarboxylate N-succinyltransferase, with amino-acid sequence MHNELKTIIEQAWENRALLQAPAVQQAVRQVVELVDKGELRTAEPVDPAKSEWKVNEWVKKAVILYFPIQPMRKMEAGELEWYDKMELKHGYGELGVRVVPQAVARYGAYIAPGAILMPSYVNIGAYVDTGTMVDTWATVGSCAQIGKHVHLSGGVGIGGVLEPVQAAPVIIEDSCFIGSRCIVVEGAHVCREAVLGSNTVITGSTHIIDVTGPEPVTYKGYVPPRSVVVPGSYRKQFPAGEYSVTCALIIGRRKESTDKKTSLNDALRDFGVSV
- a CDS encoding prolyl oligopeptidase family serine peptidase, coding for MKHLSIKAALLLGAAAAAGCGNMKQIKHQPYPETVRGDVVDNYFGTEVPDPYRWLEDDNSEATAAWVAAENAVTQDYLSQIPFRGAIRERLTEVWNYAKESAPRKHGDWWYYTYNDGLQNQSVIYRTKEPGEAGEVFLDPNKLSDDGTVALTDMSFSKDGRWFAYSAAASGSDWVEIRVMDTADKSLAADKIEWVKFSGARWAPDSKGFYYSAYDAPKQNAYSSKNEFQKVYYHALGTPQSADRLIYEDREHPLRYFSAWPSEDGKWLFVIASEGTSGTEVLYKRVSDPKFRVLLPGFDADYSPVDCKDDRLYYVTNRDASNYALMKVDLNRPGRIETVIPESERNLLEGVGTAGGSLFAYYLQDAQSRIYQYDYAGKQVREVVLPAIGSVDGFDGREEDSELYYTLVNYTAPATIYKYDIASGESTLYKAPEVNFDPELFTTEQVFYTSKDGTKVPMFITRRKDMKRDGKNPCLLYAYGGFQINQTPKFKPSELMFVEQGGIYCVANLRGGSEYGEEWHKAGMLENKQNVFDDFIAAAEYLIAGKYTSTDKLAIHGGSNGGLLVGACEVQRPDLYAVCLPAVGVMDMLRYHKFTIGWGWAVEYGSSENEEQFSYIYKYSPLHNIKEDVKYPATLVTTADHDDRVVPAHSFKFAAAMQHAQAGDAPILIRIESKAGHGAGKPTSKRIDEAADMYAFLFQNIGVPYREIEN